In Brachyhypopomus gauderio isolate BG-103 chromosome 11, BGAUD_0.2, whole genome shotgun sequence, a single genomic region encodes these proteins:
- the slbp gene encoding histone RNA hairpin-binding protein: MSNQHRHARDDTAAHERRNKEVSGWSHCRKRGADGCVRSNGEADSTNNSDRRGHRSSLPRPESFTTPESEGPVSRIRDWGDEVEADEMRTSVRRDIQRYRRRILAGDFIQRERKTSSGSSDSQDSRDSPAAGDIETDEGVLMRRQKQINYGKNTLAYDRYVKEVPKHLRQPGVHPRTPNKFKKYSRRSWDQQIKLWKVKLHAWDPPAQEGSDLQPVEGIDLGEIMDLDFDFAEDPETEIQYPKSNNAASSLHEVSCGGTPSKVMKIDQLSMA; the protein is encoded by the exons ATGTCgaaccaacacagacatgcacgCGACGACACCGCGGCGCACGAGCGCAG GAACAAAGAAGTTTCAGGATGGTCGCATTGCAGGAAACGTGGTGCTGATGGATGTGTAAGATCAAATGGTGAAGCAGATTCAACCAATAACTCGGACAGAAGAGGCCACAGGTCCAGTTTACCAAGGCCAGAGAG TTTTACTACCCCTGAGAGTGAAGGACCTGTTTCAAGAATAAGAGACTGGGGAGATGAGGTGGAGGCTGATGAAATGCGCACCAGTGTCCGTCGTGACATACAGCG TTACAGACGAAGGATACTGGCTGGAGACTttattcagagagagagaaaaacctCATCTGGAAG TTCAGACTCCCAAGATTCCAGAGACTCCCCAGCAGCTGGTGATATAGAGACTGATGAGGGTGTGCTGATGAGGAGACAGAAGCAGATTAATTACGGGAAAAACACTCTCGCCTATGACCGCTATGTTAAAGAAGTGCCCAA GCACTTAAGACAACCAGGGGTCCATCCTAGAACACCCAACAAATTTAAGAAATACAGCCGTCGCTCTTGGGACCAGCAGATAAAACTGTGGAAGGTCAAACTTCACGCATGGGACCCTCCTGCACAAGAGGGCAGTGACCTGCAGCCTGT AGAGGGGATTGACTTGGGCGAGATCATGGATCTGGACTTTGATTTTGCGGAAGATCCTGAAACAGAAATACAGTACCCAAAATCCAATAATGCTGCATCATCTTTGCATGAG GTCTCGTGTGGAGGAACCCCCAGCAAGGTGATGAAGATAGATCAGCTTTCCATGGCGTAA